The following are encoded together in the Thermosipho affectus genome:
- the prfA gene encoding peptide chain release factor 1, protein MENIEIVKQINEWSTKTLKNLEEKLSSQLSPEEIKEYSEKYSKMKEIVELSKKYIEFEEEKELWKEEMPEGYDLEIAKLDKDQEKIMQELITLVLPKNEYTGKNVFLEIRAGTGGDEAALFAADLLRMYLRYVEKKGFKAEIIDENQTDLGGYKEVIVKIKGKNVGNLLKYESGVHRVQRVPSTESGGRIHTSTATVAVLPEVSNVEIEINPTDLRIDTYRASGAGGQYVNKTESAVRITHIPTGIVVTCQSERSQLQNKEQAMNILRARLYKLKLEEQSRKISSNRKSQIGSGERSEKIRTYNFPQNRVTDHRINYTSYNLQGVLDGDLDDFITRLMRVDMLEQIENIIKGGNQNEN, encoded by the coding sequence ATGGAGAACATTGAGATAGTAAAACAAATTAATGAATGGAGCACGAAAACACTCAAAAATCTTGAAGAAAAACTAAGTTCACAACTTTCACCGGAAGAAATCAAAGAGTATTCGGAAAAATATTCTAAAATGAAAGAAATTGTCGAACTTTCAAAAAAATATATAGAGTTTGAAGAAGAAAAAGAACTATGGAAAGAAGAAATGCCTGAAGGGTATGATCTTGAGATTGCAAAATTAGACAAAGACCAAGAAAAAATAATGCAAGAATTAATAACATTAGTACTTCCAAAAAATGAATACACAGGTAAAAATGTATTTTTAGAAATTAGAGCTGGAACTGGTGGAGATGAAGCTGCACTTTTTGCGGCTGATTTACTTAGAATGTATCTAAGGTACGTTGAAAAAAAGGGATTTAAAGCGGAAATAATTGATGAAAACCAAACAGATTTAGGTGGATATAAAGAGGTCATTGTTAAAATAAAAGGAAAAAATGTTGGAAATTTATTAAAATACGAAAGTGGTGTACATAGAGTTCAAAGGGTCCCTTCCACAGAATCAGGCGGAAGGATACATACTTCTACTGCTACAGTTGCCGTTCTTCCAGAAGTCTCAAATGTAGAAATAGAGATAAATCCCACCGACTTAAGAATTGACACCTATAGGGCATCGGGGGCAGGGGGACAATATGTAAACAAAACTGAATCCGCTGTAAGAATTACACATATACCTACCGGCATCGTGGTAACTTGCCAATCAGAACGTTCTCAACTCCAAAATAAAGAACAAGCAATGAACATTCTAAGGGCTAGGCTTTATAAATTAAAACTAGAAGAACAATCAAGAAAGATAAGTTCAAATAGAAAATCACAAATCGGTTCAGGAGAAAGAAGTGAAAAAATTAGAACGTATAATTTTCCACAAAATAGGGTAACTGATCATAGGATAAATTATACATCCTATAATTTACAAGGAGTGCTAGATGGAGATTTAGATGATTTTATAACACGTCTAATGAGAGTAGATATGTTAGAACAAATTGAAAATATAATAAAAGGAGGAAATCAAAATGAAAATTAA